One Malassezia restricta chromosome III, complete sequence DNA segment encodes these proteins:
- a CDS encoding phospholipid:diacylglycerol acyltransferase produces the protein MVPRGWRWLWTSFVVAVIATVMGVLVVQNTELTSRVNELVGSLDDPWSVLKDTGLWNDKLLSKEMRENMEQMFSKARKWYETHDFEVGRRLKREGAEPHHPVVLIPGIVSSGLESWDTSEEESPLFRQRLWGSTSMFRSALFDKEKWVRHLMLDPVTGVDPEGIRVRAAQGLDAASYFAAGYWVWSKIVENLAAVGYDINQIYLASYDWRLSTRNLEERDHFFSRIMSQIEFNSRVYKRKTVLISHSMGGTVAMYLLKWLEHERGAAWIDEHIEALANLSGTLLGVPKAMPALMTGEMRDTVQVPSMLAYLLERFFSAQERAALFRTWAGSSSMIVKGGNAVWGDVHGAPDDTPNATKTHGILMEYANRPDLNETEPTRKLRADDVYPWLNKHTDQHYQNMLKTNYSFGIERDSAKIRANNKDPTKWTNPLEVALPHAPHMKVYCIYGWNKPTERSYWMYEQETESALNERSPDGFEFSESLRNRTSDTDTLMVSRIDGQMNDEKSVPPLDSGVRMGEGDGTVSLLSLGSMCAHGWHMDRYNPARLKVVTHEVYHNPEAFDLRGGTSSGDHIDILGSKDLNEAIVRIATGRGDQVQERIYSPIATYAKRIQW, from the coding sequence ATGGTTCCGAGGGGATGGCGGTGGCTATGGACGTCGTTCGTCGTTGCCGTGATTGCTACGGTCATGGGTGTGCTCGTGGTGCAGAATACTGAGCTGACGAGCCGGGTGAATGAGCTTGTTGGCTCCTTGGACGACCCGTGGAGTGTCCTCAAGGACACGGGCCTTTGGAACGATAAGCTCTTGTCCAAAGAGATGCGCGAGAATATGGAGCAGATGTTTagcaaggcgcgcaagTGGTATGAGACACACGATTTCGAGGTCGGGCGCAGACTGAAAAGAGAGGGTGCGGAGCCGCATCATCCTGTCGTGCTGATTCCCGGCATTGTGAGCTCGGGCCTTGAGTCATGGGACACCAGCGAAGAGGAGTCGCCTCTGTTCCGGCAGCGCCTGTGGGGCTCGACATCGATGTTTCGGAGTGCTCTGTTTGACAAGGAGAAGTGGGTGCGCCACCTGATGCTCGATCCTGTCACCGGCGTGGACCCTGAGGGTATTCGTGTGCGGGCGGCACAGGGCCTCGACGCGGCCAGCTACTTTGCGGCTGGGTACTGGGTCTGGAGTAAGATTGTCGAGAATCTTGCGGCCGTGGGCTACGACATCAACCAAATCTACCTCGCGAGTTATGATTGGCGTCTGAGCACGCGCAACTTGGAGGAGCGGGACCATTTCTTCTCGCGCATCATGTCCCAAATTGAATTCAACTCGCGCGTGTACAAGAGAAAGACCGTGCTGATCAGCCATAGCATGGGTGGCACTGTGGCTATGTATCTGCTCAAGTGGCTTGAGCATGAGCGTGGCGCGGCATGGATTGATGAGCACATTGAGGCTCTGGCGAACCTGTCTGGCACGTTGCTGGGCGTGCCCAAAGCCATGCCCGCTCTCATGACGGGTGAGATGCGGGACACGGTGCAGGTGCCTTCTATGTTGGCGTATCTGTTAGAGCGCTTCTTCAGTGCCCAAGAGCGTGCGGCGCTTTTCCGGACGTGGGCGGGCAGCTCGAGTATGATTGTCAAGGGAGGGAATGCCGTGTGGGGCGatgtgcatggcgcgccagATGACACTCCGAATGCGACCAAGACCCATGGCATTCTGATGGAGTATGCGAATCGCCCGGATCTGAACGAGACGGAGCCGACGCGCAAGCTCCGTGCCGACGATGTATACCCGTGGCTGAACAAGCATACGGACCAGCACTACCAAAACATGCTGAAGACGAACTACTCGTTCGGCATAGAGCGTGATTCCGCCAAGATCCGCGCGAACAACAAGGATCCGACCAAGTGGACAAACCCGCTAGAGGTGGCGCTTCCGCACGCTCCGCACATGAAGGTTTACTGCATCTACGGCTGGAACAAGCCCACGGAACGCTCGTACTGGATGTATGAGCAGGAGACGGAGAGTGCTCTTAACGAGCGCTCACCGGATGGATTCGAGTTCTCCGAATCGCTGCGGAACCGCACGTCTGACACCGATACGTTGATGGTGAGCCGCATTGACGGCCAGATGAACGATGAGAAGAGCGTCCCCCCGCTCGACTCGGGCGTGCGGATGGGCGAGGGCGATGGCACTGTGTCTCTTCTCTCTCTCGGCTCCATGTGTGCGCATGGCTGGCACATGGACCGCTACAACCCCGCTCGCCTCAAGGTCGTGACGCATGAAGTGTACCACAATCCTGAAGCCTTTGATCTGCGTGGCGGCACATCAAGCGGTGATCACATCGACATTCTCGGGTCCAAGGACCTGAATGAGGCCATCGTCCGCATCGCCACAGGTCGCGGCGACCAAGTGCAGGAGCGCATTTACTCCCCGATTGCGACCTACGCGAAACGTATTCAGTGGTAA
- a CDS encoding diphthamide biosynthesis protein 4, with product MDHDAYAVLGVEPTDSASVIRAAYLRLARQYHPDKAGASYEAERMQHIVRAYETLYDPASRAAYDQRRRQGRAEIRVAETVLVDDMDMDEDTMQFVYPCRCGQMYAVAADAIVQGTRYVACAGCSETIHIMLDDEA from the coding sequence ATGGACCACGATGCATATGCCGTGCTAGGTGTGGAGCCTACCGACAGTGCGAGTGTGATTCGTGCCGCCTatctgcgcctcgcgcggCAGTACCATCCAGATAAGGCAGGTGCATCGTACGAGGCGGAGCGTATGCAGCACATTGTGCGTGCGTACGAAACGCTGTATGATccggcatcgcgcgccgcgtacgaCCAACGCAGACGACAAGGGCGTGCCGAGATCCGAGTGGCAGAAACGGTGTTAgtggacgacatggacatgGATGAAGATACGATGCAGTTTGTATACCCCTGCCGCTGTGGTCAGATGTATGCGGTGGCGGCCGACGCCATCGTCCAAGGCACACGATACGTGGCGTGTGCAGGATGCTCCGAAACGATCCACATCATGCTGGATGACGAGGCGTGA
- a CDS encoding sentrin-specific protease 1, producing the protein MPKRTRDEAHSDSMSGWWDRFVTYFFRLAKKARSEDVTHTVDERREKSECEPLEGDVNVKDSSPMCESVHTGETRAHTNLDEGMEKERTKGHTEDDKQKEVDQECVDDDRSEDDDRSEVDDQSEVNDQSEVNDQSEVDDQSEVDDQSEVNDQSEDDDQSEDDDQNEVDSQNEDDQDSGDSASDSSDSSIVIVDTPSPPTPAQPAPRTPSSPQAPVTTSSLSRFLASRPRSIPTPRPSPFRPQYAPTKTLFKSKRSDIPRQHRRRTLSSMNQRRKGPLAMDEFKAGMRAKQQARIVSMIHESYRGMRHGSMRYEDFHALVRKRTHVQLLMDLETLRMQPLTPPVLDEQAYTQRTLEALSRREAHAKAQLPPPIVPTEAKLSAAREARRKRLDMHGVLGRGPLPKALPPDADAVVSDIWDRRSGVVASMTGAQVEAHDMAKLRPGKWLNDEVINFYGQLLMQRSSQAEASDCWRIHVFSSFFWQNLTTRGYAGVRRWSRRVDLFTKDLILLPINVGQAHWVCAAINLRLRRFEYYDSMGIPSPGVFATLRAYISDEMRDKKQLEIDLSDWTDYFAGETSPQQQNGYDCGVFAVQTLEQLSRRDPAVPYPPRALEARLFTAPADPTELALLREEHACEYAWNFDQRDMPYLRRRMAYEIYTKQLLP; encoded by the coding sequence ATGCCCAAGCGTACACgggacgaggcgcacagTGATTCAATGAGTGGGTGGTGGGATAGATTCGTCACCTATTTCTTTCGTCTCGCCAAGAAGGCACGTTCAGAAGACGTGACACATACGGTGGACGAACGGCGTGAAAAGAGCGAGTGCGAACCTTTGGAAGGGGATGTGAATGTGAAGGACAGCAGCCCTATGTGCGAGAGTGTGCATAcgggcgagacgcgcgctcATACTAATCTGGACGAGGGTATGGAGAAAGAGAGGACCAAAGGGCACACTGAAGACGACAAGCAGAAGGAGGTCGACCAAGAGTGTGTGGACGACGACCGGagcgaggacgacgaccgGAGCGAGGTTGACGACCAGAGCGAGGTTAACGACCAGAGCGAGGTTAATGACCAGAGCGAGGTTGACGACCAGAGCGAGGTTGACGACCAGAGCGAGGTTAATGACCAGAGTGAGGATGACGACCAGAGTGAGGATGACGACCAGAACGAGGTTGACAGCCAAAACGAGGACGACCAAGACAGTGGGGATAGTGCCAGTGACTCGTCTGACTCGTCCATTGTCATTGTTGACACCCCTTCTCCCCCCACACCGGCTCAGCCAGCTCCTCGCACTCCCTCATCCCCTCAAGCTCCCGTGACGACCTCTTCACTGAGCCGATTTCTGGCATCGCGTCCACGATCTATACCCACCCCACGTCCATCGCCATTTCGGCCGCAATATGCGCCCACCAAGACTTTGTTCAAGTCGAAGCGATCTGATATACCGCGGCAGCACAGACGCCGCACTCTTTCGTCCATGAATCAGCGCCGTAAAGGCCCTTTGGCTATGGACGAGTTCAAGGCGGGTATGCGTGCAAAACAACAGGCCCGCATTGTCTCTATGATCCATGAATCGTATCGTGGGATGCGCCATGGTAGCATGCGATACGAAGATTTTCATGCGCTTGTGCGGAAGCGGACGCATGTCCAGCTGCTGATGGATCTCGAGACGTTGCGTATGCAGCCTCTGACGCCGCctgtgctggacgagcaggCGTACACACAACGCACCCTGGAAGCGCTATCACGGCGCGAAGCGCATGCCAAAGCGCAGCTTCCGCCACCGATCGTGCCTACGGAAGCCAAGCTGAGTGCcgcgcgcgaggcacgGCGCAAGCGACTCGATATGCATGGCGTCTTGGGCCGAGGACCACTTCCGAAGGCACTGCCGCCCGATGCTGATGCGGTGGTATCGGACATTTGGGATCGGCGCTCGGGAGTTGTAGCCTCCATGACCGGTGCACAGGTCGAAGCGCATGACATGGCCAAGCTGCGGCCAGGTAAGTGGCTCAATGATGAGGTGATCAACTTTTACGGCCAGCTGCTCATGCAGCGTTCGAGCCAAGCTGAGGCGAGCGATTGCTGGCGAATTCATGTGTTTTCGTCCTTTTTTTGGCAGAACCTGACAACGCGTGGCTATGCGGGTGTGCGGCGGTGGTCAAGGCGTGTGGACCTCTTCACCAAGGACCTGATTCTGCTCCCGATCAATGTCGGCCAGGCTCACTGGGTGTGTGCGGCTATCAATTTGCGACTGCGCCGTTTTGAGTACTATGACAGTATGGGGATCCCGAGTCCCGGGGTGtttgcgacgctgcgcgcctACATCTCcgacgagatgcgcgaCAAGAAACAGCTCGAGATCGACTTGAGTGACTGGACAGACTACTTCGCCGGTGAGACGTCgccgcagcagcagaaTGGCTACGACTGCGGCGTATTTGCTGTCCAAACCCTCGAGCAACTGAGCCGGCGCGATCCTGCCGTGCCGTACCCACCTAGGGCGCTCGAGGCGAGGCTCTTTACGGCGCCAGCCGATCCCACTGAGTTGGCCCTGCTGCGGGAGGAGCATGCCTGTGAGTATGCGTGGAACTTTGATCAGCGTGATATGCCGTActtgcgccgacgcatggcATACGAGATATATACAAAGCAGCTTCTTCCATAG
- a CDS encoding regulatory factor Sgt1 has product MPPVPGSEDEAGESPSLFVARVNMPHDADAMGMILEQDLERMSTLPSQDHYIWDREPPLVRVTDAHTLEVSMRVQDCVDDEWFLTYLLREWTRSHLDACVSVTDQDGEFLLIEAADVLPSWAQPDTTENRVWIYQGELHLVPLDASNSIPLSVNQATCLVRDPTCKTQAPTAVQDKVFARLAAYPGAASTHHHTTLAFVSLGAARILASYPQSVAEAVHALTTRDVVSMRSTKRYASYLHIDACADEHLAPMPPAVDAVLVRVRCTRHLYARMSFDKFFPPSLLGRRWQHQVEQYRLATSGKTQNISETDAVWGRWCDTGAKLTCGLSMWLESLGQRPTHHPAVSLDPSRHEHFLASLTRLGYFGDEMRDSAEWKAREAQAIKTATRLAAPIEATPTTSISDVLATIRDPVSIPTLSLDAPVSTLVSHEDSDAWLSMAPEDVVALLEGRGQEEAEDATMDKFQTFMNKMQTFLESQGDVEGALMEDDDHAFDDGDEAEEDSSDEWDERKNALVDPLPAEEWGAYQHEKSKAQSQCSSARLGGLSKVDHLDGDSDSGSSLEDDEDVPDMTPKEDVLQEQDMHDFIEFTRQTLGLSETQYGEILEERRKRGAFVPQQSDGPLASLDAALDSMERELAQAKRHRAPEAMDDEDELNEEEAELLQHLLASGMSLPDSLKHFSSEHDVHKDDVEMLGDFLESFKAQGGRPGPVGTLSQRLGVGALPRDHP; this is encoded by the coding sequence ATGCCACCAGTGCCAGGGTCGGAGGATGAGGCGGGCGAATCGCCGTCTCTCTTTGTCGCCCGCGTCAATATGCCTCACGATGCAGATGCGATGGGCATGATCCTTGAGCAAGATCTAGAACGCATGTCCACGTTACCTTCTCAGGATCACTACATTTGGGATCGTGAGCCCCCCTTGGTACGTGTGACTGACGCACATACCCTCGAGGTGTCCATGCGCGTGCAGGACTGCGTGGATGACGAGTGGTTCCTTACCTACCTGTTGCGCGAGTGGACCAGGTCGCATTTGGATGCATGTGTGAGTGTGACAGATCAAGACGGTGAGTTTCTGCTCATCGAGGCAGCAGATGTTTTGCCATCATGGGCTCAGCCAGACACCACCGAAAATCGCGTCTGGATATACCAAGGCGAATTGCATCTCGTGCCATTAGATGCTTCAAACTCTATACCCCTGTCGGTGAACCAGGCTACATGCCTCGTCCGCGATCCCACATGCAAGACACAGGCACCCACCGCCGTACAAGACAAGGTTTTTGCGCGCCTTGCCGCATACCCAGGAGCGGCCAGTACGCATCACCACACTACGCTCGCTTTTGTCTCACTTGGTGCCGCTCGGATATTGGCTAGCTACCCCCAAAGTGTagccgaggccgtgcatgcactAACGACGCGGGACGTTGTTAGCATGCGAAGCACTAAGCGGTATGCATCATACCTGCATATTGACGCGTGTGCTGATGAACACCTCGCACCCATGCCACCAGCGGTAGATGCCGTGCTTGTGCGAGTCAGATGCACACGGCATTTGTATGCTCGTATGTCTTTTGACAAATTCTTCCCACCGTCCCTACTGGGTCGGCGTTGGCAGCATCAGGTCGAACAGTACCGCTTAGCTACCAGTGGAAAGACGCAGAATATATCGGAGACGGATGCCGTGTGGGGCCGATGGTGCGATACAGGTGCCAAGCTCACTTGTGGTCTGTCCATGTGGCTGGAATCGTTAGGTCAACGGCCCACGCATCATCCCGCCGTCTCGTTAGATCCGTCTCGGCACGAGCATTTTCTTGCTTCCCTCACTCGGCTTGGCTACTTTGGTGACGAAATGCGTGATAGCGCCGAATGGAAAGCGCGCGAAGCTCAAGCTATCAAGACCGCCACGCGACTCGCTGCGCCGATCGAGGCAACGCCTACCACATCGATCTCCGATGTTCTTGCTACTATTCGTGACCCTGTCTCTATTCCTACGTTGTCACTCGACGCGCCTGTGTCGACGCTGGTGTCCCACGAAGATTCTGATGCTTGGCTGTCGATGGCGCCAGAAGATGTCGTGGCATTATTGGAGGGTCGTGGACAAGAGGAGGCGGAGGATGCTACTATGGACAAGTTCCAGACCTTCATGAACAAGATGCAGACGTTTTTGGAGAGTCAAGGGGATGTCGAAGGTGCGTTGATGGAGGACGATGATCATGCCTTTGACGATGGAGACGAGGCTGAGGAAGATAGCTCGGATGAGTGGGATGAGCGCAAAaatgcgctcgtcgatccGCTCCCTGCGGAGGAATGGGGTGCGTATCAGCACGAAAAAAGTAAGGCGCAATCGCAGTGCTCCTCCGCTCGTCTTGGTGGCCTGTCCAAGGTAGATCACCTGGATGGCGATAGTGACTCCGGTTCATCCCTcgaggatgacgaggatgTGCCGGATATGACACCAAAGGAGGACGTCCTCCAGGAGCAGGACATGCACGATTTTATCGAATTCACGCGCCAAACGCTTGGCTTGTCCGAGACCCAGTATGGCGAGATTTTGGAAGAGAGGCGAAAGCGCGGAGCATTTGTGCCCCAGCAGTCTGATGGACCCCTAGCTTCGTTGGATGCTGCACTGGATTCTATGGAGCGCGAGTTGGCGCAAGCGAAGCGCCATAGAGCGCCCGAGGCtatggacgacgaagacgaaCTCAATGAAGAAGAGGCGGAATTGCTTCAACACTTACTCGCATCGGGCATGTCGCTTCCCGACAGTCTCAAGCATTTTTCTTCGGAACATGATGTACATAAAGATGACGTGGAGATGCTGGGCGACTTTCTCGAGAGCTTCAAGGCTCAGGGTGGTCGTCCCGGGCCTGTAGGCACATTGTCGCAGCGGCTTGGCGTAGGTGCTTTGCCACGCGACCATCCATAG
- a CDS encoding NADH dehydrogenase (ubiquinone) Fe-S protein 3 — MSATAARTLLRCARPARLPSMHQSVLVSARALSTTFKVSEQGDKVMLETPYVERANLNPMVKYESMQGPLHDYGSWVISALPRFIQQFSVYKDELTFYVAPSGLIPTMTFLRDHTNTQFKALMDISGADYPSRSQRFEVNYHLLSLRHNARIRVKTYADEVTPVPTVTSLFRSADWFEREAWDMYGIFFAGHPDLRRILTDYGFEGHPLRKDFPLTGYTEVRWDEEKKRVVYEPVQLMQAHRNFEAASSWEQVGQGVSYTPNEHKLVPPKPAEDNKDKK, encoded by the coding sequence ATGTCTGCTACTGCTGCTCGAACTCTCTTGCGCTGTGCACGGCCCGCCCGGCTGCCTTCCATGCACCAGTCAGTGCTTGTATCTGCGCGTGCTCTCTCGACGACCTTTAAGGTGAGCGAGCAGGGTGACAAGGTGATGCTCGAGACGCCGTACGTTGAGCGGGCGAACCTGAACCCCATGGTAAAATACGAATCGATGCAGGGTCCCTTGCACGACTACGGAAGCTGGGTCATCTCTGCTCTTCCTCGCTTCATTCAGCAATTCAGCGTGTACAAGGACGAGCTGACATTTTACGTCGCTCCATCGGGACTCATCCCGACCATGACATTCTTGCGTGACCACACCAACACGCAATTCAAGGCACTTATGGACATCTCCGGCGCCGACTACCCTTCGCGCTCTCAGCGCTTCGAGGTGAACTATCATCTGCTGAGTCTCCGTCACAACGCACGCATTCGTGTCAAGACGTATGCCGACGAAGTGACGCCCGTGCCGACCGTGACGAGCCTCTTCCGCAGTGCCGACTGGTTCGAGCGTGAGGCGTGGGACATGTACGGCATCTTCTTTGCGGGACACCCAGATCTGCGCCGCATTCTGACGGACTACGGTTTCGAGGGTCACCCATTGCGCAAGGACTTCCCTCTGACAGGCTATACGGAAGTGCGTTGGGACGAAGAAAAGAAGCGCGTAGTATATGAGCCCGTCCAGCTTATGCAGGCTCACCGCAACTTCGAAGCTGCCTCATCTTGGGAGCAGGTGGGACAGGGTGTTTCGTACACGCCCAACGAGCACAAGCTCGTGCCACCGAAGCCTGCAGAGGACAACAAGGACAAGAAGTAG
- a CDS encoding pre-mRNA-splicing factor SPF27, with protein sequence MVAGDERPVCAAADALPYYDTDIDTIPDLRVEAERAIEHEKRHFVPHDSMPPAFEFGAHWAAELERAERGEKLQVLDTSRYQLPHPPDDAKEEEWRAALINAEVQLRYMDGRLLNLELLRRYGPNVWRLHNYQQEGMAALQTRLLDEATHDMDELNRTRKAMHWQLGDKISMYESRWRDLVSRNLSIRVANLAMRAEIDDLTRRTDAARRTLAAMEEA encoded by the exons ATGGTGGCAGGGGACGAGAGACccgtgtgcgccgccgcggaCGCGCTCCCGTACTATGACACGGACATTGATACCATACCAGACCTGCGTGTTGAGGCCGAGCGTGCCATTGAACACGAAAAACGCCATTTTGTGCCGCATGATTCCATGCCACCTGCCTTCGAGTTCGGCGCTCATTGGGCTGCCGAGttggagcgtgccgagcgtggCGAAAAGCTCCAAGTACTAGACACATCAAGATACCAACTCCCCCATCCACCTGACGATGCCAAAGAGGAAGAATGGCGTGCCGCTTTGATCAACGCAGAGGTTCAACTGCGCTACATGGATGGGCGCTTACTCAACCTAGAGCTCTTGCGAAGATATGGAC CGAATGTATGGAGACTGCATAATTACCAGCAGGAAGGCATGGCTGCGTTGCAGACACGATTACTTGATGAGGCAACTCACGATATGGACGAATTGAACCGCACACGCAAGGCTATGCATTGGCAGCTAGGTGACAAGATTTCGATGTACGAGTCGCGGTGGCGCGATCTCGTGTCGAGGAATCTGTCGATTCGCGTGGCAAATCTAGCGATGCGGGCGGAGATCGACGACCTCACTCGGCGCAcggatgcggcgcgtcgcacaTTGGCTGCTATGGAGGAAGCATAG
- a CDS encoding rRNA processing protein RRP15, giving the protein MASAPKAQAVPRTKHRVRMAVPAVTKNINEDEGLDQGDIEGEDTDDADDDADGDDDDADEGDDHVDEGDDDDDDDDDDDDIPAGGRSNKTKKRKRRAVSLNAFGETLEQLLGTESAPAPNEILSLAPRLRHTANASTLRAKAARLALEKRKEREERAHIKDVIGEWGPPGSLSYAGHAPLSGPALDAWTEQGGAKGYERRLRKTAQRGVVKLFNAIRAAQSTTEDDIERARMTQKSRKVNELGNKDMAVKELSKTHFLDMLRQAPKGTSRS; this is encoded by the coding sequence aTGGCAAGCGCTCCCAAAGCCCAGGCGGTGCCTCGCACCAAGCACcgcgtgcgcatggccgtgcCAGCGGTGACGAAGAATATCAATGAGGATGAAGGTCTTGATCAAGGGGATATCGAAGGGGAAGATAccgacgatgccgacgatgatgccgatggagacgacgatgatgcCGACGAGGGTGACGACCATGTTGATGAGggtgacgacgatgatgacgacgatgatgacgacgatgataTACCAGCGGGAGGACGCAGCAACAAGACGAAAAAGCGCAAACGGCGTGCCGTGTCACTCAATGCCTTTGGTGAGACCCTCGAGCAACTGCTTGGCACCGAGTCAGCCCCAGCGCCTAACGAGATCCTCTCGCTTGCCCCACGTCTTCGTCATACCGCCAATGCCAGTACTTtgcgtgccaaggccgCTAGACTAGCACTTGAGAAGCGCAAAGAGCGTGAAGAGAGGGCCCACATTAAGGACGTGATCGGTGAGTGGGGTCCTCCTGGCTCGCTCTCGTACGCAGGACACGCACCTCTTAGCGGCCCAGCCCTTGATGCATGGACAGAGCAGGGTGGCGCCAAAGGGTACGAGCGCCGGCTTCGGAAAACGGCACAGCGGGGTGTGGTGAAGCTATTCAATGCCATTCGCGCAGCCCAGTCTACCACGGAGGACGACATTGAACGAGCACGCATGACGCAGAAGTCGCGCAAGGTCAATGAGCTTGGTAATAAGGATATGGCCGTCAAGGAGCTCAGTAAGACCCACTTTCTCGACATGTTGCGGCAGGCGCCCAAAGGCACGTCCCGCTCGTAA
- a CDS encoding succinyl-CoA synthetase beta subunit, with amino-acid sequence MIRALNLFRSRATAAQSLLRHGSNAAVQKRFLSIHEHLSMGLLNKYGINTPKFLTAKDADEAYHAAQKFGGKPIVVKAQVLAGGRGKGHFDNGLQGGVHLVKTPEEARELAGKMIGNKLITKQTGAGGRLCNAVMIAEARTPKHEYYVALLNDRVSQLPVLIASNQGGMSIEDVAKENPDAIVTTPIDFTKGLDFETAKQVAHKLGFSGSEQEKEAAETFVKLYQLFSERDATQVEINPLAESEDGAVLCMDAKLGFDENADFRQKEVFEMRDLTQEDPSEVKAGKYGLNFIKLDGNIGCLVNGAGLAMATLDVLSLNGGKPANFLDVGGGANAEAVKQAFDIVLEGEGVRAIFVNIFGGIMRCDVIAEGIIKATKEMDLHVPLVVRLQGTKEEEAKELIRKSGLKIQAYNDLDEAARKAVEAAAH; translated from the exons ATGATCCGTGCCCTGAACCTGTTCCGTTCGCGTGCCACTGCAGCACAGAGCCTTCTCCGACATGGATCGAATGCGGCTGTACAGAAGCGTTTCCTTTCGATCCACGAACATCTCTCGATGGGTCTGCTCAACAAATACGGCATCAACACGCCCAAATTCCTGACGGCCAAGGACGCCGACGAGGCGTACCATGCTGCACAGAAGTTTGGCGGTAAGCCTATCGTGGTCAAGGCCCAGGTACTGGCTGGTGGCCGTGGTAAGGGTCACTTTGACAACGGCCTGCAGGGCGGTGTCCACTTGGTCAAGAC TCCTGAGGAAGCCCGCGAACTTGCCGGCAAAATGATTGGTAACAAGCTTATTACGAAGCAGACGGGCGCTGGTGGCCGTCTTTGCAATGCAGTCATGATCGCTGAAGCCCGTACGCCTAAGCACGAGTACTATGTGGCCCTGTTGAACGACCGTGTGAGCCAGCTGCCTGTGCTCATTGCCTCCAACCAGGGTGGTATGTCGATTGAGGACGTTGCGAAGGAAAACCCTGATGCGATCGTGACGACGCCGATTGACTTCACCAAGGGTCTCGACTTTGAGACTGCCAAACAGGTGGCTCACAAGCTTGGCTTCTCGGGTTCCGAGCAAGAGAAGGAGGCTGCCGAGACGTTCGTCAAGCTCTACCAACTGTTCAGCGAGCGTGACGCTACGCAGGTTGAGATCAACCCTCTTGCTGAAAGCGAGGACGGCGCTGTGCTGTGTATGGACGCCAAGCTCGGCTTCGACGAGAACGCCGACTTCCGCCAGAAGGAAGTATTTGAAATGCGCGACTTGACACAAGAGGACCCCAGTGAAGTCAAGGCTGGCAAGTACGGCCTGAACTTTATCAAGCTCGACGGTAACATCGGCTGTCTGGTCAATGGTGCTGGTCTTGCCATGGCCACGCTTGACGTGCTCTCGCTCAACGGTGGTAAGCCTGCCAACTTCCTTGAcgtgggtggtggtgcCAACGCTGAGGCCGTGAAGCAGGCCTTCGACATTGTGCTTGAGGGTgagggcgtgcgcgccatcTTTGTGAACATTTTCGGTGGTAtcatgcgctgcgacgTCATTGCCGAGGGTATTATCAAGGCTACGAAGGAGATGGATCTCCATGTTCCGCTTGTCGTCCGTCTCCAAGGCACGAAGGAAGAGGAGGCGAAGGAGCTCATCCGCAAATCGGGTCTGAAAATCCAGGCTTACAACGACTTGGACGAGGCTGCCCGCAAAGCCGTGGAAGCTGCTGCTCACTAA
- a CDS encoding mitochondrial 37S ribosomal protein MRPS8 has product MTLYADLCVRLQNASRAKLKSVPIPYTKANVAISAILLQHGFIYNMTRGSIAGPSAVDWNTAPDVRKRLWIDLKYRADDRPVLERMNLVSKPSRHLSMTKDELLLWVSGRRAKFVAPLRTGEIGIIDCGKHGWFEAKEAMRRNLHGEVVCRVS; this is encoded by the coding sequence ATGACGCTTTACGCCGATTTGTGCGTGCGTTTGCAAAACGCGTCGCGTGCTAAGCTTAAATCTGTACCTATACCATATACGAAGGCAAATGTCGCCATCTCCGCGATTCTCTTGCAGCATGGGTTCATATATAATATGACACGCGGCTCGATCGCAGGACCTAGTGCTGTCGACTGGAATACCGCGCCGGATGTCCGGAAGCGGTTATGGATTGACCTTAAATACCGAGCCGATGATCGGCCTGTACTCGAGCGCATGAACCTGGTCAGCAAGCCGTCGCGCCACCTGTCTATGACTAAAGACGAGCTCCTCTTGTGGGTAAGTGGCCGACGTGCCAAATTCGTGGCACCCCTACGAACTGGTGAGATTGGTATTATCGACTGCGGCAAGCACGGCTGGTTTGAGGCCAAGGAAGCTATGCGCCGCAACCTCCATGGCGAGGTCGTATGCCGCGTCTCATAA